The Bacillota bacterium DNA window TTTATCTAGCAAGCAGATCTAAAGCTCTTTTAGCAACAGACGTAAACAAAAGCATACCGCCGAGCGTCACGACGATCATCGCGCCGCTTGGTGTGTCAAGTACGTAGGAGAGGATAAGGCCTAAGAAAGTTGCGATGGCAGCAGCTCCTGCTGCGATAAAGACTGTTTGCCTAAAGCTTGCAGCAACTGTTTTTGCGATATTTGCCGGGATGATCAAAAAAGCGGCAATTAGGATTATACCGACTATCTTAATCCCGGTTGCAATAGTGATTGCAACAAGCACTGTAAATAGCGTATTGACAAGCAGGGTGTTGGTGCCTGAGCTCATGGCAAGCTCTTCATTGAAAGTGACTTGCAGAATTTTATGCCGATAGGCATAAAGAACCAGAAGAACGGTTGGGGTAAGAATGGCGGCAATCCATACATCACGCGGCGAGATTCCAAGAATATCGCCAAACAGGTACTGCAGCAGGTCAATCCGGTATCCCTCAAGCCGGCTAATTACGAAGATTGCTACAGCAAGCGATATCTCGGCAGAAAATGCTAAGACCGAGTCGTGAGAGAATTTTCCCGTGTTTTGTAGAGCCGCAATTATGAAAGCGGCAAGTATCGCAACTACGATAGTCGTTATGTCAAGGCTTGTTCCAAGCGCCAGGCCGATTGCTATACCCAAAAATGAAATATCCGCAATTGTGTGTCCGATCAGCGACTCTTTTCTTAAGACGACGTAGATACCCAAAATTGCACTTATTATGGATATCAGACTGCCAATTGCAAGTGCACGCAAGAAAAACGGATATGAAAATGCCTCGATAACTGCATTAATGGTGCTCATGTTCGTAAGGGATAAGATAGCCTCCAAACAGCTTTATAATATCGGTATTGGCCGCGACCTCGCGCGGTGTTCCCTGGCACATCATGGTCCTATTTATGCAGATGACCTTGCTTGCATAGCGGTAGACCAGGTGGATGTCATGCGAGACCAAAACTATAGCCATATTCTTTTTATCTTGTAATTCCTTGATTGTCTCAAAGAAGCTCTGCTCGCCGAGCACGTCAACCCCAGTTGTGGGCTCATCGAGTAGCAGCAAGTCTGGTTTAGATAAAAGGGCGTTTGTTAGCATAACCCTTTGTAGTTCACCGCCGCTTAAATCTCCGACTTTTTTGTTCATTAACTTTGCGCCTCCGGTAAGCGCGAGCCCCTCCTCTATACCGGATTTGCTGCCGCTATACGACTGCAGGAGTTCTTTTACGGTAAGAGGAATAGAGCGGTCAAAATTAAGTATCTGCGGTACGTAGCCAATTTTTGCCGTGTTCACTTCGATTGAACCTAGAGACGGCTTGTATATTCCAAGGATAGTTTTAAGTAAAGTGGTCTTTCCCGCACCGTTTAAGCCAATGATAGCCATTACTTCGCCGTGGTATAGGCTGAAACTAATGTCTTTAAGCGCGGTTATTTTTCCAAAGCTAACTTTTAAGTTTTTCGCCTCGACAATAGGTTTAGGTTTACAGCCCATCATCTTTGACCTCTTTGAACGCCTTCATTAATGACGATAGATTCCGCCGCATATTCTTCTCGTAGCCGTCGCGTGAAAGCTCTTGTCCGATAGGATCAAGAACGCCTGTATAGATACCGTAGTCCTGTCTTAAGACGTCGATTACTTTTGGCGAGAACTGCGGCTCGGTAAAGACGATCCTTGCGCCGTGGTCTTTAATATAATCGATTATTCGTGCCATTTGCCTTGGGCTTGGCTCTTTGCCGGGAAACTCCTCGATTGAACCAGAATTCCTTATTCCGTATTGCTTCTCGAAGTATTGGTAAGCGTTATGAAAAACAAAATATTTTTCTTTTTTAGCTGAAGCAAGCTCTTTAGCGATATCTACATCAAGCCGTTTAAGTCTTTCGATATAGGCCTCAGCGTTTTTGCTGTAGGATTTAGCGTTTTTAGGGTCGGCCTTGATAAGCGCATCCCGGATTGCCTCGACCTGCTTTACTGCATTCTCAGGGGAAAGCCAGATATGTGGGTCACCGTCTTGGTGCTCGTCTTTGTCATGGCTCTCAAGCACTTTTATCGATTTGCTTGTGTCAACTATTGTAAGCCCCGGGTTTGCTGCGCCTCTTACGATGTCGTCGAGAAATTCCTCAAGCCCGACACCGTTTATTATCAATACGTCTGCCCGGGCGATTTTTTTGATGTCGCTTGGTTTGGCTTGGAAGGAGTGGATGCTGGCTCCTATGGGGACCAGGTTCTCTACCACGGCCGCATCTCCCGCGACGTTTACAGCAAATGAGTAAAGCGGGGCAAAAGTAGTGACCACCTTTAACTTGCCAATTTCTTTCTCTGATGTGCCTGCATGGAAGGCCCCTTTGCTTTTACTACAGCCTGCAAGAAGCATTACCGCCAGAAGTAATACTGCTAGAGCCGTAAATCTGGATATCTTCACTTGTGGCCCCCTCTTTTCTTGCGGCTACACTTGGAGCATAGCCCCATAGACTCGGCTATGTGCTGCTCTGCATAAAAACCCATTTGACTGGCTATCTCATTTTCCCGTTCGCAAAGGCTACCATCCGAGAATTCGGCAACCGAGCCACAAGAGCGGCATATCATGTAGCGATGACAACCGTGCCTGTCTTCCAATGTGCATCTCATAAACCCGCTTGCGGTAATTACCCTATGTGCGAGGTTCAAAGAGCAGAGCAATTCGAGAGCCCGATAGATCGTCACATGATTGAGCGCTACGTTTTCTTTGCGCAGCAGCCTCTGGATTTCATACGGTGAGAGCGGTCCTTTTGCCTTGCTCAGGATACGAATGACCTTTTTCCTGGGCTCGGTCAAACGAAATCCCCGGCTTTTTAACAAATCTTCCGCTTCCTTAACAAACTCCATATTGCAATATTATTGCAATAAGCGATGTAAGTAAAGTGTAGGGGTTAAAGTTGCAAAGCGAAAAGACTGGCATTAAAGGGCTCCGGAGGAGCTCTTTTAATGTCAACCTTATTTGTGGATAGGTTTACAATTGTTAGCCTGTTCACCGGTGGATTCCCGATCCGCTGTGGTTGGTGCGCCCATTCAAGTTGGGATTCCTGCTTTAGGAAGCAGCCACCTGTTTATAATTATGTATCCAGCGATTACGATGATAATAAACAATATGTCTGACATTGGCTTTGCCCTTCTTATCCTTCTTATTATACTTTTTACAAATTGGTCGACAGCTTTGGAAAAGCTGGCATGTCTTTTCCTTAGATTCAATGTTTAA harbors:
- a CDS encoding metal ABC transporter permease, whose product is MEAILSLTNMSTINAVIEAFSYPFFLRALAIGSLISIISAILGIYVVLRKESLIGHTIADISFLGIAIGLALGTSLDITTIVVAILAAFIIAALQNTGKFSHDSVLAFSAEISLAVAIFVISRLEGYRIDLLQYLFGDILGISPRDVWIAAILTPTVLLVLYAYRHKILQVTFNEELAMSSGTNTLLVNTLFTVLVAITIATGIKIVGIILIAAFLIIPANIAKTVAASFRQTVFIAAGAAAIATFLGLILSYVLDTPSGAMIVVTLGGMLLFTSVAKRALDLLAR
- a CDS encoding metal ABC transporter substrate-binding protein, yielding MKISRFTALAVLLLAVMLLAGCSKSKGAFHAGTSEKEIGKLKVVTTFAPLYSFAVNVAGDAAVVENLVPIGASIHSFQAKPSDIKKIARADVLIINGVGLEEFLDDIVRGAANPGLTIVDTSKSIKVLESHDKDEHQDGDPHIWLSPENAVKQVEAIRDALIKADPKNAKSYSKNAEAYIERLKRLDVDIAKELASAKKEKYFVFHNAYQYFEKQYGIRNSGSIEEFPGKEPSPRQMARIIDYIKDHGARIVFTEPQFSPKVIDVLRQDYGIYTGVLDPIGQELSRDGYEKNMRRNLSSLMKAFKEVKDDGL
- a CDS encoding transcriptional repressor; this translates as MLKSRGFRLTEPRKKVIRILSKAKGPLSPYEIQRLLRKENVALNHVTIYRALELLCSLNLAHRVITASGFMRCTLEDRHGCHRYMICRSCGSVAEFSDGSLCERENEIASQMGFYAEQHIAESMGLCSKCSRKKRGGHK
- a CDS encoding metal ABC transporter ATP-binding protein, whose amino-acid sequence is MMGCKPKPIVEAKNLKVSFGKITALKDISFSLYHGEVMAIIGLNGAGKTTLLKTILGIYKPSLGSIEVNTAKIGYVPQILNFDRSIPLTVKELLQSYSGSKSGIEEGLALTGGAKLMNKKVGDLSGGELQRVMLTNALLSKPDLLLLDEPTTGVDVLGEQSFFETIKELQDKKNMAIVLVSHDIHLVYRYASKVICINRTMMCQGTPREVAANTDIIKLFGGYLIPYEHEHH